In a single window of the Drosophila miranda strain MSH22 chromosome XL, D.miranda_PacBio2.1, whole genome shotgun sequence genome:
- the LOC117187155 gene encoding transcription initiation factor TFIID subunit 5-like, translated as MAEPMNIDDDVTCATLSEDHCSVAFGTASGMVHIVAVNKDWLHMNMVRREKLFTAHQEPVLACAGDRQLLTSSADRMRLWCTRTGFCQKVFAHHGAMSVAFDPKGCYFASASNDNVARVWRVDPAEHFVSFFGHLARLEVCLFHPNGKYLATGSADATGRIWDCEKASELALISTIQACKNGIFLQSGFVGRDALIVIWTMSSRKVIELSPKAAEKKTALVKALETFTLNVEK; from the coding sequence ATGGCCGAGCCCATGAACATTGACGATGATGTGACTTGCGCGACGCTTTCAGAAGACCATTGCAGCGTGGCATTTGGCACTGCCTCCGGCATGGTCCACATCGTGGCCGTGAACAAGGACTGGCTACACATGAACATGGTGCGAAGGGAGAAGCTCTTTACTGCCCACCAGGAGCCGGTCCTGGCCTGCGCTGGAGACCGCCAGCTTCTCACCTCCTCGGCGGACCGCATGCGGCTGTGGTGCACACGCACCGGGTTTTGTCAGAAGGTGTTTGCGCACCACGGGGCCATGAGTGTGGCGTTCGACCCGAAGGGCTGCTACTTTGCCAGCGCCTCCAACGATAATGTGGCGCGCGTGTGGAGAGTGGATCCCGCAGAGCACTTTGTGAGTTTCTTCGGTCACTTGGCACGATTGGAGGTGTGCCTTTTCCATCCGAATGGAAAGTACCTGGCCACTGGATCGGCAGACGCCACCGGCAGAATCTGGGACTGCGAGAAAGCAAGTGAGCTGGCGCTAATCAGCACGATTCAGGCCTGTAAAAATGGAATTTTCCTTCAAAGTGGGTTCGTCGGCCGCGATGCCCTGATTGTCATCTGGACGATGAGTTCTCGGAAGGTAATAGAGTTAAGCCCGAAAGCAGCCGAGAAGAAGACTGCCCTTGTGAAAGCTCTTGAAACTTTTACGTTGAATGTTGAGAAATGA